The Myxococcales bacterium DNA window ACGCCTCGGTGACGATGCGCCCGAACGGGTGCGCGGCGCCGTACAGGACCGGGCCGCCCACGCGCGACGCCACCGCGTCGGCGGAGCCGCGGGCCTGCTTGAGGCCCTCGAGCCGACGCTTGATCGCGCGGTCGAACTCGTCGGCGCGGAAGCCGGGCGTGCGCAGGGTGTCGACGAACAGCCCGAAGGTGGCGTCGAGGTGCTTGGACAAGGTCGACATCGACAGGCCCTGCGTGTCGCTGCCGGCGTACGAGCTGACGCTCGAGGCGGTGTCGGCCAGCGCCTCGGCCAGGCCGATCTTGTCGAGGGCCTCGGTGCCGTCGCTCATCAGCGACATGCACACCGACGCCAGCCCCTCCTTGCCGACCGGGTCGTTCTCGGCGCCACCGTCGAACGTCAGATCGAGGCTGACGATCGGCAGCGTGTGCTGCTCGACCAGGTAGACCTGGATGCCGTTCGCCAGCTTGAAGGTCTGGACCTTCGGCAGCTGGAACGGCCGCGGCGGCCCCGCCACCGGCTGGCTGGCCCGGAACGGCTCGTCGGGGAACGCCAGGTCCTGCGGCGCGGCGGTCTGGGTCGGGATCGGCGGCGGCGGCGGCATGGGTGGTTCCGGGGGCGGCGAAGGGGGCGTGACGTCGGCGACCGGGGGCGGCGTCGGCGTGACGGCCTTGGCGGCCGGGGCCGGGCAGCACGCGCTGGCGAGGCTGATGACGAGGGTCGCGAGCGAGCTCGCGGCGACGCGGCTGGTGCGGTTCATTTGCCACCTCCGGGGGTGGTGACGATCACGACCGCGCGCTCGAGGTCGAGCACGCGCGCCGCGACGGTGCGGATGGCGTCGGGCGTCGCCTGGCGGTAGCGGTCGAGGCTCCAGGTCAGGCGGTCGGGGGCACCCAGGTAGTGGTTGAAGGACTGGAGGACGTTGGCGCGGGCCATGAGGCCCTCGAGCCCCCAGACGACGGTGGCCTCGAACCCGGTGACCGCGCGCCGCACCTCGCGCTCGGTCAGCGGGTCGACCGCCACGCGCGCCAGCTCGGCCCGCACGACGCGCTCGATCTCGCTCAGGTCGGCGCCGCTCTGGGCGGTGACCGAGACGACGAACATGCCGGAGAACTGCGAGCCGTTCTGGTAGACGCTCACGCTCTGCGCCAGCTGGCGCTCGTGCACCAGGATCTTGTAGAGGCGGCCGGTGCCGCGATCGCCCAGCGCGTTGGCCAGGATGTCGAGCTCGGCGTCGCCGGCGCCGAAGTTGGCCGGCGCCTGGAACGCCCAGGTGATCTGGCGCAGCTTGGCGAAGCTGTCCGTGACCTCGCGGCGCTCGGCTCGCGGGGTCGGCGCCGGCACCGCCACGACCGCGGGCTTGGTCGACGGCGGCAGCGAGCCGAACCACTTGGCGACGACCGGCTTGACCTTGGCGGGATCGAAGTCGCCGACGATCGCCAGCGTGGCGTTGGCGGGGACGTACCAGGTCTTCCAGAAGTTCTTGACGTCGTCGAGCGACGCGCCGGCCAGGTCCTCGTGGCGGCCGATCGTCAGGTAGCGGTACGGGTGGCCCTCGGGGTACATCGCCTCGTACAGCGCGAACCGGGCCTTGCCGTAGGGCACGTTGTCGTAGCGCTGGCGGCGCTCGTTGCGCACCACCTCGATCTGGTTGTCGAGGCTCTTCTGGGTGAGCAGCTCGAGCAGGTGGCTCATGCGATCGCTCTCGAGCCACAGCGCGGTCTCGAGCTGGTTCGACGGCACCAGCTCGTAGTAGTTCGTGCGGTCGGGGTTGGTCGTGCCGTTGACCTCGCCCGCGCCGATGTTCTTGAGCACGTCGAAGTGGCGGTCCTCGCCGACGTTCTTCGAGCCCTGGAACAGCATGTGCTCGAACAGGTGCGCGAAGCCGGTCTTGCCCGGCACCTCGTAGCCGCTGCCGACGTGGTACCAGACGTTGACCGCGACCAGCGGCACCGTCGAGTCGGGCGCGAGGATGACCTCGAGCCCGTTGGGCAGGACGTACTTCTCGTGGACGATGACGGGATCGGTCGCGGGCGGCGGGGCCCGCTTGGCGGCGGGGGGGGCCGGCTGCGCGGCCAGCGGCGCCGCGCACAGGAGCGCGAGCCCGACCAGCCACGGACGGAGTGAGCGTGCGTGCATGAGTTCCTCCGCCGGCGACCGTACGGGCGGGCGAGACCCGCGGCAACCCCGACGCGGCGGCTTTCACCCCGCGCGATCGCCTCAGGGCTGCGAGCCGCTTCGACCGAGCGCACGTCCACGCGACCGGAGGCTCGCGTCGGGGAGCTGCGTCGCGGCGGCTCGCGCCCGACGGGGTACCCCGGCGCAGGCCGCCCGGGAGGCTCAGGGCGTCGGCGGCGCGACCGGCGCGTCGTCGTAACGGGGCGACGCGTCGGGCTTGATGTGCTCGGGGCCGATCGAGTCGCGCGCGGCCCGGGCGCACGCCGCGATCTTGTCGTTGTCGCTCATGCTCGGGCCGCCGCGGACGCCGATCACGCACTTGGTGTCGGTGTCGTAGAACCGGAACGAGTCGATGTCGAACTCGCCGCTCTGACGGGTCTCCTTGCAGGCGAAGCCGCCGGTGTTGCCCTCGTCGGGGCTGCGCATCTCGGTCGGGGTGGCGCGGCACCGATCCTTGAACTTGGCCTCTTCCTCGATCACCCAGCAGTAGAGGGTGACGTTGCAGATCTCGTCGCCGGGCAGCACGCCGAGGCGACCGTTCTTCTTGAGCAGCTTGTCCTGGGCCTTGGCGTCGGGGCGCACGCCGCCGCGGATGAGCGAGCACGACACGGTGGCGTCGGCCATCGCGCCGGTCGAGTCCCGGACCGTCAGCGGGTCGAGCTCACCGAGCGCCTCCGTGTAGACCGTCGGGTCCATCACCTGGGCGCAGGTGAGGCGGGTGCCCTGGGGCACCGGCGCCTTGACGCGATCGACCGGCTTGACCGCGGCCGCCGCCTTGGCGCGCTCCACGTCGGCCTCGCGCTTGGCTTCCTTGGCGCCCTCCTCGGCGGCGCTGCCGCAAGCGGCCGTGAGCAGGAGGACCGGCAACAGGGTTCGGATACTCATCACGGCAGGAACGTACGCCCAGATCGCGCCGGGCGTCGAGCCGATCGCGCCGCCGGATGTTGGGACCTGCGTCCCGCTCGGGACCGCGGCGCGTGTCGTTGCTCCCGACACTGTCGCCGCCGCGGACAGTCGGCGGCCAAGGGCCTGCGGCGCTGACGGGAGCGCCGCCCCCACGCACACGCACTCCAGAGCTTATCCACAGACGTGTCGGGAGCGGCGACGGTGCGGTCGCGCGGCACCGACGAAGATCTGCGCGGTTGCGCGTCGCTCGGACCTGGCACATCGACTGCAATACACCGCTCCGTTCGGCGGTCGTAACGGACCGCTCGAGCGTGGTGGGCCTCGCTGGGGTCACCGGGCAACCGGGGGCGACAGCAGGCCGCAAATCTCGAACGGAAGGGTGATCTAGAGATAGAGCATCGACGCTGTCGGTCGATCGATACGCCAGGGCCAGCGCGCGCAGCACGTGAGCGGCGCGCGAGAAGGTCGAGGGTGGAGCCGCGGTTCATCGCCGGGGCAAGGTCGGCAGCTAGAGTCCGAAGGAGACAAACGCGAAGGGACACGGGCACGACACCCGGGCTAACCGCTCGGGCTTGCGCACCGGATCCCGGCCTGGAACAAGGCCCTGAGGTCGACGCGACGCGGCTTGGCGTCGTCGGGTAACCGGCGACAGAGACGCGGCGCCAACGGCGCGAGGGCATGGCCACCGACGAGGTGGTGCAGCTTGGCCGGGGGAGCAACCCCGACGCGAAATCCTGGACGTGGCAGCAGAGTGAAATAGATCTGCAAGATCGAGCGAGGAGGAAGCCGTCGAGAGCGTGCGAAACGCTGTGGGCGGAACGTAGACGAGCCTGGGATGCTCGTCGGCAAGTGGACTCGCTGGATCGACGTCGCGAAGAGGAACCAGACCCCATGGAAGGCGCCCGGGAACGCAAGCGAACGGGCCGACGCGGACACGACCAACTCTGGAGGAGAGCGAAGCGCACACGAGGATGACCCCGGCTTCTTTGGAAGAACGGGCGAACGGAACCGCACGGAAGACCATCTCGGTCCGTCAGAAATGGCGAGGCAATGATGGGAGCGGCGTAACCAAAAGCGCCGATACGACGGTTCTTACAACACTCGAGAGCAGTGAGCTCCAAGAGAGGCAGCCAGGTACACGGCGACGTGTGCATGGATCCGGTGCCTGCGACTCGCGAACCTTCGAAGGGGACACACCACACTCGGCGGCCGGTTACGGCCGCCGAACGCATTTTCGGGCCCGGTCACGCCGTCGGCTCACGCCGTCCGGTCACGCCGTCCGCGTTCCGGCCCGCGGGTCACACCGGGCACGCTGTCGGCGTTTCGGCGCGTTCGGGTCGGCGGGTCACCGTCGGGTACGCCGCCGAGGCCCTCCGGTGAGGCGGACGGGATCGCGCCCGTCGGCCCCCCGACGGGCTGGGCGCCAGGCTCCCGCGAACTTTGCGCGACGCGCCGCCGGCGGCCAGCGTAGAATCGACGATCGTGACCGTCCCGGCTCGCCTCGCGTTCGCGCTGCTGATCGCTGGCGCGTGCGGCCGGATCGGCTACGACGAGCTGAGCGCGCCGATCGACGCCGCCGTCGACGCGGTCGAGCTCGACGGCCTGGCGGCGTGCCCGTCCGGGATGGTCCCGACCTGCGCGGGCGGCCCGGTCTGCGTCGACATCGCCGAGCGCGGCAACATCGACTGGACCGCGGCGCGCGACGCCTGCGCCGCCGACGGCGCCCGGCTGTGCACCGACGCCGAGTGGGCCGAGGCCTGCGCGTGCGCGGCGGGGTTGGTCGACATGGCCAACGACGGGGCCGGCAGCACGCCCGAGTGGGAGTGGGTGGCCGAGGAGAGCGGCGGCGTGGCCCAGAAGCGCGGGTACGCCTCGTGCGACGACACCTCGACCCACTCGGTGCTCGACGCGTACGACTACCGCTGCTGCGCCGATCGCTGACCGGCGCGGGCTACTTCGCGGCCGGCGCGACCGGCGCCGGTGGCGCCCACGGCGCGCCCTGGAACGTGTCGCCGGCGGCCAGCTCGTCGAGCATCTGCGCCAGGCGCTTGCGCTTCTCGTCGTTGAGCTTGCCAGCCTCGATCCAGGTCAGGTACTCGGTCTGCTGGTACTTCGGCCGCGCGCGGTAGGCGTCGGTCAGCGCCCGGGCGGCCAGCGCCGACTTGACGAAGCCGGGCATGACAGGCGTCGGGACCGTGGCGCCGATGTGGCGTTTGCTCATGAGCCCGTGGGTAACACGTCCACGGCGCGCGCGCGCCGTGCCGGGGCGCCGCTCGTCGCACCATCGCCGGCGCTGTGCCCCCGGAAGCGCCGCGCCCGTCGCACCCCGCCGGCGCCGCGCCCGCCGAAACCGCCGCGACGCCCGGCGGTCGAGCCCCGCGCCGCGCCCGCCAAAGATGCCGCGACGCCCGGCGGTCGAGCCCAGCGCCGCGCCCGCCGAAGATGCCGCGCCGCCCGGCGGGCGAGCCCAGCGCCGCGCCCGCCGAAGATGCCGCGACGCCCGGCGGTCGAGCCCAGCGTCGCGCCCGCCGAAGATGCCGCGACGCCCGGCGGTCGAGCCCAGCGTCGCGACGCCCGGCGGTCGAGCCCAGCGTCGCGCCCGCCAAAGAT harbors:
- a CDS encoding insulinase family protein, which produces MHARSLRPWLVGLALLCAAPLAAQPAPPAAKRAPPPATDPVIVHEKYVLPNGLEVILAPDSTVPLVAVNVWYHVGSGYEVPGKTGFAHLFEHMLFQGSKNVGEDRHFDVLKNIGAGEVNGTTNPDRTNYYELVPSNQLETALWLESDRMSHLLELLTQKSLDNQIEVVRNERRQRYDNVPYGKARFALYEAMYPEGHPYRYLTIGRHEDLAGASLDDVKNFWKTWYVPANATLAIVGDFDPAKVKPVVAKWFGSLPPSTKPAVVAVPAPTPRAERREVTDSFAKLRQITWAFQAPANFGAGDAELDILANALGDRGTGRLYKILVHERQLAQSVSVYQNGSQFSGMFVVSVTAQSGADLSEIERVVRAELARVAVDPLTEREVRRAVTGFEATVVWGLEGLMARANVLQSFNHYLGAPDRLTWSLDRYRQATPDAIRTVAARVLDLERAVVIVTTPGGGK
- a CDS encoding YdeI/OmpD-associated family protein; protein product: MPGFVKSALAARALTDAYRARPKYQQTEYLTWIEAGKLNDEKRKRLAQMLDELAAGDTFQGAPWAPPAPVAPAAK